The Lycium ferocissimum isolate CSIRO_LF1 unplaced genomic scaffold, AGI_CSIRO_Lferr_CH_V1 ctg97, whole genome shotgun sequence genomic interval atcatcaaaattcAAACTAAatcaaattcatcaaaattcaaactaaaatcgaactcaaaatatgaaatcatcaaaactcaaaCTAAAATCgaagtcaaaataaaaaaaaatcaatcaaattCAAACTAAATCGAACTAACAACATCGAAAAAGTAGATCAAAACCCTAACTAAAATGAGTGATCAATCACAAATAGTCTAAAATcgtaatttctaaataaaaaatcatcaaaatccAAACTAAAAATAGCAAAAACTAGATCAAAACCCTAACAAAGCAAGTGATCAAACTCAAATAGGTCTAATATcgaaatttctaaaaaaaaaaaaaaaaaaaaaaaaaaaaaaaaaaaagctaaaaaatgaGATTCACCTTAATAATTCTACGAGGAAGATTGCTATTAGCCATTGAAAATTGAATCGATTTGTAAAGATTAGGCTaagagatttttttattttttttttagagagagaaagtagagaAAATGGGTATTAAGAGAGTTTTAACGCACTGTTTCTCTCACTAAAAAGATGTACTTAATAGGGTTCCATTGaaaattctctttttatatttgcCTTTTTTATCTTTTGCATTATTGTTCTCAAAAAGCAAAAGATtctctacaaaaaaaaaaaaaaaaaggtttcccaaagagaaaaagaacttttttatttaatatatatatatatatatatatatatatatatatatatatataatcatttgGTGGTTGGAATTCATCTATGATTGTTTCAGAATTAATGTATAGTAAAAAATGAATTCTCTCTGCTGCAATTTGTTTGTTCGATTTTGACTTGATACGGAGcttaagaaagtaaaaaaaaaatttgaatcttgtcatcttaaactaaaaatatttacaatgtAACAAAATGTCCTTTAATTTTGTAGTTTTAAACACGACATGTGAAAAATTAGAGTTAAAGAGCTATCAAAAGGGAGATAGACTTTATGTTTGAAacggattaaaaagaaaagtaatacaaacaaattaaaaaggagGAGGTATTGAGTAGGTTTTAGCGTGCACACTGACAAAGAAAGACTTCATTTTCATGCATGCACAACACGATACCTTTAGTTAAGGATAGAAAAAACTTTATCCTTACATTACACTCCTTTATAGCTTTATTGGATAAAACTAAGAACCCATCTGGATTAGCTGATGAAGTTAATTTTATAAAGAAATAGAGTACGTGtttgaataaaaatattaaactaGCAATTGGTAGAAGAGTGTTGATAAATTGTTCTTTAGTTACaatgactaaataataaaaaatatgtcAAGATATCgtcgtaaaaaaaataaaaaaaagggaccAATGGATGTGGGTCTAGGATACCCACAAATTTGTTTTTCGGGTTATGCCACATCGAGCCTTAAAAGCGTGTGTACACTGTGAACTTGAGTTATGCCTTATAAAGTCTTTCACTTTAGTTTCTTTCTCATTCTAATATCGAATTCGCTTAAGATGTCATGTACACCTCATCTTCAAAAGCTTGCGAAATTTGCTTGATCTACCTTCATTCGTCCGCTAGTCAAGAACGTCACACGATTACTGGCGAATAAATTAAGGCAGAagaaattgtttttaaaaaaaaaaaaaaaaatcctattttaCTTGTCTCCTAATTCTTATCATGTAGGCGAAATTCGGCAAACAAATTTTAGTAACACTTGTTGTTTTGTCAATGTTATAAGTTCGTTGACTTATTTTAATCACTTTCATTGTggagtatgtatatgtattatgtACATAATACAAGCTAATAAAGACAAATTGTTAGTTAAATGTCAAATGTTACTCCATTTTGTGACATTAAGTCTTAAACGAAAGTCACCATCTTCAACTTGGCCATCAAGCTTGGATTGAGCATGGATGTTGGCAGTGACGAATGTAGggctttttccccttttttccattttaagaTTTCGTATCAGACAGACTCGATTAAATTGATTCCATTTAAAAGTCTCATATATCGGGGTAAAACACTTTCTAACAAAAGCGACTTCATATTTAGAGCTCGAATCCGAGACCTTTAGTTAAGAATAAAGAAGTACTTACCACTCCACCACAACCCTTATCGATGAAAAATATAGAATTCAAGTGGGAATAAACCCAACTCATCAAAAGGAGCAAAaggtatttttatttatttattaaacttTAACAACTGAGAATTCAAGTGGGTATAATTAAACCCAATTCATCAAGAACTTCCTTGCAGCCAGAAACAGCCTTAGCCTTCATGAAGAATTAACTAATATAAAAACAACATTGTGAATGCCAACATTGTCACTACACTAAACTCATCATCAAGGGATCAATATAAACGTGATTGTTCAACGATCAGATGCTCTCATTAATACTCATTTTATCAATATTAAGAAGAGatgttaaaatgaaaaaagagagTTGGAAGCCGGCTTTAAAATCCAACACAACTGATGTCACTTTAGATATTAAGCCTTAATTATTGCCAACCAAGTCCAGTGGCGGAGGCAGAATTTTCACCCAAAGATGTTTATTGTCTATTATCTAAATTGACCTGATATATAGTGCGATTTTTCGGCAAGTCCCCCTTTGGCCCCTCTAGCTTTGCCCCTGCGACTGCTGAATTGCTTTACATCATCTatgtttcttttatttcataaatttatcGCGGCAAAATACTAACTGATGATTAATCAATAttgtgaaaaaacaaaaagtaacaacaaacaaaaaccaagtaCTCCAAACACCAAGAGGAAAATCaagtttcttaaaatatgatcaAGATCTTCTCATTGAATAATGCATGGAACTTTCCATTCCATGAGAGTACAAATACATAAGAAAATCCATCTTTCCTCatatgtttatttattatttcccATCAAGAAGAAGGGCAAAagctatttatttttttccaccTAAAACTTAATAACTTTAGAATTCAAGTGGGAATAAACCCAACTCATCAAGAACTTCTTTGCAGCCTTCAACAGCCTGAGCCTTCATGAAGAAAAGTGGATTGGCATATCTCACAGCATTGTGCATGCCAACATTGTCACTGCACTCAATTCTTGCCTTTTCATAACCAGACACAGCCTCTTTGCAGTCTTCCCTTGGGCTCTTCACCACGGTCACCTCGCAAATGTCGTCCTGGTGGTCCCCTTCCACTGTCAATTTGTACTTTCCGTCCTTGTCGGTCACACCCTCGACCGAGAAGGTCTCGGTCTCAGTGGTGATGTTCCTGCACTGCAACTTGACAGTCGCGCCTGTTGAAAGAGAAAACGCTCTTAGTTCTATTCGATAAAACATGAGTCACAAAagcaatttcctttttttttttttttttctgtaatGTAATGTAATGCAAAAGGTCAGAAATCAGGTTGTTGCTGATGATCAAAAGAGCTTTTTCAAATTCATTTAGTGACTTTCACAAACAATTGAAATTTGACCATAGTCTGATCGATATGACGAATCCTATGAATACTGATCAGATGAGTCTGAATAGAGCGAAATGGATACAAAAGGTTGATGTCGCCTATCCAATGACTAGTTTGGATGCAAGGCATAGTAATTGATTGTATACACAAAGATTGACCTAATTAGATGTTACGTCACCTGATTCGCTATTTTGTTGTGACAATGAATGTAAATATATAGTTCAAGTCGCAAACAACAAATTAGATACTAAAAAAAGATCGTACCTTCGATGTTCTGGCTGAGTTTTGTCTCGAATTGAACACGGCATGTGTCACAGTAGACCTTGCCTTCAACATCAAAGACTTCAGGGTGGCAATGTGCAAAGTTGGCAAGGGCCACAATGCAAAGAGCAGAGAGGAGCACAATAGCCTTTGCCATTTTAGTTggtattttttttgtgtgttttatTGTGATCTCtctgttttttttgttttttttttgttttgcttcttttatttattgctccttctcttttttgtgTGTCCTGTTTGAGTACAATGAAATGGCCTTTTTATAGTGAAAAGGAGTTGAGAACAAATATGGTGGAGCGATTATTTCTGTAACAGTTTCACATATAACCACATAatattgtttttttcttctgaaTTATAAGTGAAGGTGGCAATTGACTCGTTCTTTCGTTTTACTTCTTTGTGGCTGTAAATGTGGTAGTAGTAGTTTTTAGCTACAAAGTTGTAATGGCTTAGAATATATTTGCAATATAATATTTGAAGGGTCATGAAATATTATAAGCGTATCATATGATTAGCCATTTAATTCCAGAGGAATTGCATATTTTTAACAGATATCTAAATCAAAtgcttttcaaattaatttgatattttacccgATATGTTGATATTGAGTAAGGATTTGATTCATATACATTGGCAACATATCTTTTATACTATCCACGTAGTTTAATTAACTTATTATAACAGGTTGGTTACAGCTAGGCGTGTCAAATGAGTGGGTCGGACTGAATTTGAGCGTATTAATAACTGGTGTGTGTGTGGGAGGGGGATCCCTCGAATGTTAGTTGGCCTGAAATGAGCTAAAAATTGGGGCATAACTCAATCCGCCAACCTTAAACTCAGTTTTAAGTTCTTTGTTTGTTCTCTTATAATTTGTTTAAGTACTTAATAAAATCTTTTTCCTTATATTAATggctatatataatatatcaaatAAAGAAATATCGTTTTAAAAGTACTTAGATAAATTTCTCATAGATCAATTTTGAGATGCACATCAGCCCAGTTTTTTAATGAGCCGAATTAAACGTGCCAAAATGAGATGAGTTAACAAAATAAGCGGATCAGTAACATGTCCAAACCTAAGGGGGTTGGGCAGGTCATGATTTTGTGGGTTGATTTTGCCACCCCTAAATTTATAATaatccctccatttcaatttgtttgtctggttttgattTGACACAAATTTAAGAGAGTAAAGAAGGCTTTTGAATCTTATTGttgtcttaaattaaagatatatgGATTTTACGAAAATGACCTTTAATTTTGTGGTCTTTAACCTGCCACATGAAATTGgaattaaaatatttgtcaatAAAGGAAAGAGACAACCTTCCTGAAACAGATTAACatggaaagtaagacaaataaattgaaagaaaataattacttATCTGTACTGAAAATGTTGACTTTTAGCAAACTTAATGGATAAAAATTGTTTAATGCATACTGAAGGAACTATTTTAAACCTTAGCTTGTCATTTTCTCATGTAAAGTCCCACTAATTAAGCTTCTTCTTAGTTCTTATGTCTGCACTGTGCAGTAAACTCTTTTAGCCTTTCCTTCCATAGtagaaaaaacaagaaactGGCAATCAAGATTGGTACTTTTGACTGTGAAAAAAGCATACAAATTTCGACGTAATCTTCTTTCTGATTCGATCAATAgacaaattataaaaaataaaaaaaaattcattaaattccTTGCCTTTGGTACAAGCATAGCTTTATTTGATGCTGCCCTCAATCTTTGAAGCTTAAATgttgtactccctctgtcccctTTTATGTTaagtaaattttgttttaaaaatatttgaagaatcTGTATTCGAGTTCTTAGTCAAAAttaaggtgccgtttggccataaataccaaaaaaaaataaaaaaaaaaattcacttttttttggaattttggagttggagttggattTGTGTTTAaccataatttttaaaattgtagtttttggtgaaatgtagttgtaaaaaagtgaatttttttttttaaaaaaacaagtattttgagtttttgatattccgaatacaacttaaaaaattattgGTTAAACACAAATCCAAACGCTgattctaaaaaaaatgaataattttatGGCTAAACGACACCTAAGTGTTTGGATCCTCGAACTCTGAACTCCTTCACACAAAGGGAGAGGGCTTAATGCATAAAAGGGGACAGAACTTGtacctttttttcaaattttgagggCAGCATCAAATAAAGCTATGCTTGTACCAAAGGCAAGaaatttaatgaattttcaTAATTTGTCTATTGATCGAATCAGAAAGAAGATTACCTCCGAAATTTGTAGCAACATGTCtaatatattttctaatttaaTGTGCCATTTTTGCTAAGATTACTATGAGAAGGAAAAAAGTAATAGATCTTACTGCACAGTGCAGACATAAGAACTAAGAAAAGCAATTAGTGGGACTTTACATGACCTAAAAATGACAAGCCACACGTTTAAAATATTCCTTCTGTATGCATTAAATAGTTTTTATCCGTTTTTGCTAATAAAGTTAACTACTAGTATGTTTGGGAGAGCCGGTGCTTGATTTACACTATTTTGAGCTACTTACTGTGTGTTATACTCCCTCATGACTATGACATGATGTTGTTGAGGTACTTCCATTTATCTATGGATGAGTTCTTGTAGAGATATACTAGTTAACAGTCAAAATGTTTTTAAGTTGTTCGTAGCGAAATAGCTATGGAATCCCTATCCTGTTGCTAAATAGTCCGTAGGTAACAAGTTAATTTTTTGTAATCCGTCACTAATCCGTCCTTAAATAGGATTAGCGCGGAGGTGAGTGAGACTTTTAGCTTCCGGTTTGCTTGCTTTTCCAAAAGCATGACTTGAAACTTGTATTACTGCTTTCTAACTACTAGTATGTTGTGGGACGAGCCCGTGCTATGTCATTTACACTATTTTGAGCTACTTACTGTGTGTTATACTCCCTCATGACTATGGCATGATGTTGTTGAGGTACTTCCATTTATCTATGTTATGATGTAGTGCCGGGACAAATATTCCCTTCGGAAcgatttcaattatttttttaattgtattctattaattcaaaatttttgatGTGTCCCCCAAGAAAAATTAGGGGTGTCTGTTTTGTGTctctaatatttttttgttttctttatttgatttgcattttctttagtttttttGATTTATAGATTCAAATTTGATGTGTCTCACAGCCAAGACTCTTATGGTAAAATTAGGATTTTCAGTAAAATTATAGGAGTAGAATTTTATTAATGATGTAATTCTTAAGTTCCCAATGTGCAGCTGTATCccattctttttctctctcactGGCTTATCTCCTTCAGTTTCCCATCAAGACGACTCAAATCCACAAGTTTCAGCGATTAAAGCTAATAATTTTGTTTAAACTACCCCGTGAATGTATTAAGTCCTTATGGAgtttgcaaaaagaaaaagaaaaaagatcaaTTTATTGCATTCAAATAGTACTCATCAACTGGTTACAATTGGTCAAGAAGAGCATCTGGTTAAGGATGAAGCGTGTTCTGGAGTATTCACTAGTTGTCTTTTGATTTCCTTTAGGACTTTCTTTTGAAGACTACTATGCAGATGCAGTGTTGGATGATTGCCAGCTTCCGAGTTGATTACCCCTGTAGAAGCTACAGAAACTCTTATGATGGCAGCATGTATGGCTGAGGGAAAGATTTACACTTAGATGTAGCTCAGGTATGAAAGAGTGTTGTCTCTTGTTTTATCCAATCTAAGTTACTTCGAAGAGCCTATTTGATAAATGTAAATTCTTCTGAGAGTTGAAGGTAATTATCTTCGTACTGTAAATCGTAAACTTCAGGAACCAGAAATGACTGATCTTGCCAACTTCTTGAGAAATGACACACTCGCTACTTATGGAAGGAGAAAGTTGTATGCTTCTGAGTATAACTTTTGTGCACAGAGTATGTACTAAGGCCCTATAGTAGATGAATAAACTTTCGTTTTTACACTTGAACTAGTAGCTTGGTATGGAATTGGTCTATAAAGGTATAAatcaactttcaattttttgcTTGAGTTCATATAAACATGTTAATTTATTTCCAGAAGTTTGAGTATCATTCTGCAAAGCATTTGCTAGCTTTTTGGTACCTCAAGTTCGTGTCAGCTTAGCATGTTTGTGCATGTCCTAGATGAATCATATGGGAGGCTATCGTGAATATTTGACAGATGATTTGTTAACCTACTGAAATCAGCATTTGCCTGACCATATTAATTGCAAAGACTTGGCATTTTGAGAAGATCTAGAGTAGATTTTGGTGGTGAATTAGGTTCTGTTGCCCCTTGACAATGAGTTTTTGTTGGATTGATAAACCCATAGGGTATGTTGGAAGGAAACACGAAATTCTAAATTTATAATTCTCAAATCTTCAATATCTAGAACAACTTATTCTCATTGGCATTTCAAACAAATCTAAGGACAACTGATCTAATCAATTATGATTTGCTTTTGTATTTCATATCTAAATTGCTAAAGATTTAAATGAATAGATTTCACATATGTTAGCTCTAGTGTTTGGCTAAAGTTTTTCAGTTTTGTCAAAAGATTATATGTTAGTGTAGAGATAAGGGTGAGATTTAGAGAATTCCTAGTTTTAAAGAACTTTGTCTGAAAAAGTAAACTATTGAGTATTGGATAGAAAGAGCTCCAAAGGAACCGGATGGTTACTGGGAATTCATATAGCTAGCCTCAACTAAATTGGGGTTAAAGTTCAGTTGTCATATCTATCCATCGTCTTCAGAAAGTTACCATTAGTCATCTCAATTTCTGTTGACTCTGGCAGTTCTTAACGCCAAGAGTTGGCATGTAGTGCTTTTGTGAGATGAAACATAGGGTAACCATGTTTGGAAGCATCTTGCTGGAAAGAAAAAGTAGATTAAATTCTAAGTATTTCCCAGCTTTAAGAAAACAACTCTAAACATATTTATTCTTGTCAGTTGATATGGGATAAACATCCCTCTCAGGTCCTACAATCGTCTTCctaaagaaaacaagaagaagaaagaaaaaggagggtAGAAAATAGCCTCCATCTTCATCTAGAGATCAACAATGTGAGTAAGATCCTCGGAAGAGTCGAGCATGGATTCAGGATTTGTTGCATCTTTCGGTTCTTCCTCTGATACCCCATTCTTCGCTGTCAAATCCGTCTCAGCTTTCAACCTCTCTCTTTCtgcaattttattttcaagaaattcaaCAAGACCTTGAAGGGATATAGTTGGATTCTTGCTCTTTAACAGTTCTCCCGCAACTTCAGCCGGAGTAACTTCCACTTCTTCTAGGAGCTGTCCGATCTGATCAAACATTTCGTGTTGACGAATCCCCAAGTAATTGAAAACCAACTGCTTGAACGCTGATAACTTGCAATACGACATGTGTATGTGCATGTCCATTCGTCCAGGTCTCAGCAGTGCTGCATCTAGTTTATCTATGTGGTTGGTTGTGACCACAATTATCCGTTCCTCTCCACAACACGACCAAATCCCGTCAAGAAAATTAAGTATCCCTGACAGTGTCACCTGGTGTAAACAGAAGCAACATGAGTTGAGGcaagaaaatagagaaaatgacaaaactGTTCCCCTATGTTATTCAAGTCTCCATCAAGTACTCACCGAACTCTGTCTGGTAGATTTGACGGAAacagtgggaaaaaaaaaactataaacaaatttccatcaaatcctaaaatatgcaacACAAAAAACTAGTTGCACCAGACTCTCAAAATAAATTAACATGGCAGAAACTACAAAAATAGcacctctaaatgtgagttgccgcttattttcttttttctttttctttttttctaccGGCCAATGGTCAGTTAACATTTGACGAAGACTAAAAGTGTTACGTTTTGATAGACTTAAAGGATCAAAACAattaaagtgcatacttaagggactattttgaacctaccctcaaacatGAGAgaccatttttatcattttctctaAGAAAAAATGTAATTTGAGCTGAAAAATGAACTAGTATTGATTTATGTACTTACTCTATTGtgcttattttccttttcttcctccTTTTCTCTGTTTTCTAGCTTGATGCCGCAGTCAATGTCCTCGATCACAAGAATTGAACGGCCAGACATGCCGAGTAGCAACGACCTTAGATTCG includes:
- the LOC132046167 gene encoding anther-specific protein LAT52; the protein is MAKAIVLLSALCIVALANFAHCHPEVFDVEGKVYCDTCRVQFETKLSQNIEGATVKLQCRNITTETETFSVEGVTDKDGKYKLTVEGDHQDDICEVTVVKSPREDCKEAVSGYEKARIECSDNVGMHNAVRYANPLFFMKAQAVEGCKEVLDELGLFPLEF